The following coding sequences are from one Pigmentibacter ruber window:
- a CDS encoding RNA methyltransferase — protein MSQKSICIILVCPEHPRNIGAVARAMNNMGVSELRLVNPCEYLQHGHDSAMSLAMHSHEILLNAKVYKSLQEAVSDKNFIIGTTNRIRGHHKYLHSAWTLKNLLETSNDYTFVFGRESSGLTNSEIDLCNHILTIPTFGSSQSLNLAQAVMIILYEVSKFLYSDGNSNPSNLRYKTLAKSEHVEILKDNIMNFLQKINYIKNGNDKKRKSVFSKLVAEKKLTTKEVNIIQGIIHKAEIKIDSLINRG, from the coding sequence ATGAGTCAGAAAAGCATTTGTATCATTTTAGTTTGTCCAGAACATCCCAGAAATATTGGTGCTGTGGCTAGAGCAATGAATAATATGGGGGTATCAGAATTAAGATTAGTCAATCCCTGTGAATATTTACAGCATGGTCATGATAGCGCCATGTCTCTTGCAATGCATTCTCATGAAATACTTTTAAATGCAAAAGTATATAAATCCCTTCAAGAAGCCGTTTCTGATAAAAATTTTATTATTGGAACTACAAATAGAATTAGGGGACATCATAAATATCTTCACTCTGCCTGGACATTAAAAAATCTTTTAGAAACTAGTAATGATTACACTTTTGTTTTCGGTAGAGAATCTTCGGGTTTAACAAATTCTGAAATTGACTTATGCAATCATATTCTTACCATTCCAACTTTTGGATCTTCACAGTCTTTAAATCTGGCTCAGGCCGTTATGATTATACTTTATGAAGTGAGTAAGTTTCTTTATTCAGATGGAAATAGTAATCCATCAAATTTGAGATATAAAACATTAGCAAAGTCAGAACATGTTGAAATATTAAAAGATAATATAATGAATTTTTTACAAAAAATAAACTATATTAAAAATGGAAATGATAAAAAAAGAAAAAGCGTTTTTTCTAAATTAGTAGCTGAAAAAAAATTAACAACTAAAGAAGTAAATATTATTCAAGGAATTATTCATAAAGCTGAAATTAAAATAGACTCTTTAATCAATAGAGGGTAA
- a CDS encoding Panacea domain-containing protein, whose translation MLHNFRAVANFFIDKAKSENKLLSHMQIQKLLYFAHGIYLAIYKSPLIDKTFQAWKHGPVIPELYFDLSPFGSHGIKKKLTEVKNSTGKSKICEPSVNSKDQNLLELLNFIWEQFGGYDGLKLSYLTHVKDSPWDKNYDPNYRNKMIPNEEIFEYFKDKVKRT comes from the coding sequence ATGCTTCATAACTTTAGGGCAGTTGCCAATTTTTTTATTGACAAAGCAAAAAGTGAAAACAAATTACTTTCACATATGCAAATACAAAAGTTACTCTATTTCGCCCATGGTATTTATCTAGCTATTTATAAATCTCCACTTATTGATAAAACCTTTCAAGCATGGAAACATGGCCCGGTTATTCCCGAACTATATTTTGATCTATCTCCCTTTGGGTCTCATGGCATTAAAAAAAAGTTAACAGAAGTAAAAAACTCCACCGGAAAATCTAAAATTTGTGAACCTTCTGTCAATTCGAAGGATCAAAATCTATTAGAACTTTTAAATTTTATATGGGAACAATTTGGAGGGTATGATGGATTAAAACTCTCCTATTTAACCCATGTAAAAGATTCGCCATGGGATAAGAACTATGATCCAAATTACAGAAATAAAATGATACCAAATGAAGAAATTTTCGAATATTTTAAAGATAAGGTAAAAAGAACTTGA
- a CDS encoding tyrosine-protein phosphatase yields MNRKKLLLFTLIPFFLILLIVAVIGFVYKKDKSKYEPKLWIGFFDYRLNFRDVGQSLNKCLKKEVFNTGLVYRSNKYFSGWSCDKINNPNKIYSFNFSPWNPHSYYCEMEHGIRKYGFHPNTTFEINDIENFENWKKLEFKETMCTFFEKTILDLTNKSSFLFHCDVGRDRTGAFAAMLSAMALEQKKLLNESTIDAIECDYEKTSALEKHKIGKMKNFISEQQKNGGISHFLQKECGINKDLMEKAANSFIKL; encoded by the coding sequence ATGAACAGAAAAAAATTGCTACTTTTTACATTAATACCTTTCTTCCTCATTCTATTAATTGTTGCTGTTATAGGGTTTGTTTATAAAAAAGATAAAAGTAAATATGAACCAAAACTATGGATAGGTTTTTTTGATTATAGATTAAACTTTAGAGATGTAGGGCAAAGTTTAAATAAATGTCTAAAAAAAGAAGTATTTAATACTGGTCTCGTTTATCGCTCAAATAAGTATTTTTCTGGTTGGAGTTGTGATAAAATTAACAATCCTAATAAAATATATTCATTCAACTTTAGCCCATGGAATCCACATTCTTATTACTGTGAAATGGAGCATGGTATAAGAAAATATGGCTTTCATCCTAATACAACATTTGAAATTAATGACATAGAAAATTTTGAAAATTGGAAAAAATTAGAGTTTAAAGAAACAATGTGCACTTTTTTTGAAAAAACTATACTTGATTTGACAAATAAAAGCAGTTTTTTATTTCATTGTGATGTTGGACGAGATCGCACAGGAGCGTTTGCAGCTATGCTTTCAGCTATGGCATTAGAGCAAAAAAAATTATTAAATGAATCAACAATAGATGCAATTGAATGTGATTATGAAAAAACAAGTGCTTTAGAAAAACATAAAATTGGAAAAATGAAAAATTTTATTTCTGAACAGCAAAAAAATGGCGGAATTTCTCATTTTTTACAAAAAGAATGTGGAATAAATAAGGATTTAATGGAAAAGGCTGCAAATAGTTTTATTAAATTATAA
- the fabG gene encoding 3-oxoacyl-[acyl-carrier-protein] reductase, with product MENTEKKQATAAEIAQIISSIYAKNLFNGKVALVTGASRGIGRAISIALGTLGAKVIVNYAGNAAAAESVVSEIKECNGVATCAKFDVADFNLVLESIKVLEKEHGGIDILINNAGISKDNLFVKFKEDDWDATLNTNLKGSFNCARAVAMGMMRKRSGKIINISSVVGLTGNAGQTAYAASKAGVIGLTKALALELAGRNIQINALAPGYFTTDMTSTLGSDVIKKIEEKIPSEKVGDPIEVAKAVIFLASQASSYITGQTLAVDGGMTMH from the coding sequence ATGGAAAATACTGAAAAAAAACAGGCAACTGCAGCAGAAATCGCTCAAATAATTAGCAGTATTTATGCAAAAAACCTTTTTAACGGCAAAGTTGCCTTAGTTACCGGAGCATCAAGGGGAATAGGCAGAGCTATCTCTATTGCTTTGGGAACGTTAGGTGCAAAAGTAATCGTAAATTACGCTGGCAATGCGGCAGCTGCTGAATCTGTTGTTTCTGAAATAAAGGAATGTAATGGAGTAGCAACTTGTGCGAAGTTTGATGTTGCTGATTTTAATTTAGTGCTGGAAAGCATAAAAGTTCTTGAAAAAGAACACGGTGGAATAGACATACTAATCAATAATGCTGGTATTTCTAAAGATAACCTCTTTGTTAAATTTAAAGAAGATGATTGGGATGCTACTTTGAATACAAATCTAAAAGGCTCATTCAATTGTGCACGAGCTGTTGCTATGGGAATGATGCGCAAAAGATCAGGAAAAATCATTAATATCTCTTCAGTTGTAGGCCTTACTGGAAATGCAGGGCAAACAGCATATGCCGCTAGCAAAGCAGGTGTAATAGGGCTAACAAAAGCTCTTGCTTTAGAACTCGCTGGAAGAAATATCCAGATAAATGCATTAGCACCAGGATACTTTACTACCGATATGACAAGTACCCTAGGCTCAGATGTAATAAAGAAAATAGAGGAAAAAATTCCATCAGAAAAGGTGGGTGATCCTATTGAAGTTGCAAAAGCAGTCATTTTTCTAGCTAGTCAAGCATCAAGCTATATAACTGGCCAAACGCTTGCTGTAGATGGCGGAATGACCATGCACTAG
- a CDS encoding phosphatase domain-containing protein, protein MKITNFFIFTILTINIKFAAFAEKYVIISDVDDTIKITAVMAGTKLFAENSMQSNAFFAMPTLFKNFSENNTSSVREIFYVTGAKGPLAYPANHFLQVNHFPAQTTLASQASSNKFNIQNGFHDIVGIIEKIPSVIHHNNQNQPHEEIDPYFPIGTGSSYFNQKINDMILNGKVTAIKQIMDSDPNIYAILMGDNGQLDPDVYLKISAMYPNRTVTFIHHIYAGPDKNIINYSPGETRKRYEIYKDQIPFFTTADLAIQFYKMGFISRENVTNILDQSINALDSSAISSSKTSEQVEHNQKLFYAPWMSGCNGFLNTAEWDRVVFNQVNDDNELLDKISKIRFDISNISGCRPQGN, encoded by the coding sequence ATGAAAATTACAAATTTTTTTATATTTACTATTCTTACTATAAATATCAAGTTTGCAGCCTTTGCTGAAAAATACGTTATTATATCTGACGTAGATGATACTATAAAAATTACGGCTGTTATGGCAGGTACTAAATTATTTGCTGAAAATTCAATGCAATCAAATGCTTTTTTTGCAATGCCCACATTATTTAAGAACTTTTCAGAGAATAATACTTCATCTGTAAGAGAAATATTTTATGTTACTGGTGCAAAGGGCCCTCTTGCTTATCCTGCAAATCATTTTTTGCAAGTAAATCATTTCCCAGCACAAACTACTTTAGCATCCCAGGCTAGTTCAAATAAATTTAATATTCAAAATGGGTTTCATGATATTGTAGGAATCATTGAAAAAATACCTAGTGTAATTCATCATAACAACCAAAATCAACCGCATGAAGAAATTGATCCTTATTTTCCTATTGGAACAGGATCTAGTTACTTCAATCAAAAAATAAACGACATGATTTTAAATGGTAAAGTTACTGCTATAAAACAAATTATGGATAGCGACCCAAATATTTATGCAATTTTAATGGGAGATAATGGTCAATTGGATCCAGATGTATATTTAAAAATCTCTGCAATGTATCCAAATAGAACTGTCACATTTATCCATCATATTTATGCTGGTCCTGATAAGAATATTATTAATTATTCACCAGGAGAAACAAGGAAAAGATACGAAATATATAAAGATCAAATTCCTTTTTTTACTACCGCTGATTTGGCAATCCAGTTTTATAAAATGGGTTTTATTTCAAGAGAAAATGTGACAAATATTTTAGATCAATCAATAAATGCTCTAGATTCTAGTGCAATATCAAGTTCAAAAACATCTGAACAGGTAGAGCATAATCAAAAATTATTCTACGCTCCTTGGATGAGTGGTTGTAATGGGTTTTTAAATACAGCTGAATGGGATAGAGTCGTTTTTAATCAAGTAAATGATGATAATGAGTTGCTAGATAAAATATCCAAAATACGCTTTGATATTTCTAATATTTCTGGCTGCAGACCTCAAGGAAACTAA
- a CDS encoding RsmB/NOP family class I SAM-dependent RNA methyltransferase, protein MSSEMSSTKNFEGRWGHLYKLWNNIVNQDSLPQIDRWLSQEFAKNSKYGSKDRRWYSEGIFAAIRYGYFALFAEEYSKNIKKNSSLEMKDFLSYFKERYSQDVNIIKAFSTINTESFFLWIRFRYFSAKEVPDNTSFKIPEDLYTEEKKIYNSLINSLENNNNLESKMIFYSVPLYYYEHFNNRFNYSNWNAEKQNILFQSLESRPPMWIRLNNPSETENVLNELRQEGYKASIHQPGIIMLQEVKGGVFALKSFRNGLFEIQDLASQQIGQNIQVKNGQFVWDSCAGGGGKTQQIASYLNNKGVIYASDIREYKLEELKKRAKKSGFFNIRCIKWEGNTLPKFAKEIENKNGFDWVLVDAPCSSSGTWRRNPDSKYRITQNSIEELSKLQLNILQNASLGVRETGYLVYSTCSWIYEENEKIIEKFLKQNTNFIFKDQKMLGSPFENSDTMFVGILQRTY, encoded by the coding sequence ATGAGTTCTGAAATGTCTAGCACTAAAAATTTTGAAGGGCGTTGGGGACATTTATATAAATTATGGAATAACATTGTCAATCAAGACTCTTTACCACAAATTGATAGATGGTTGTCACAAGAATTTGCAAAGAATTCAAAGTATGGAAGTAAAGATAGGCGTTGGTATAGTGAAGGAATATTTGCCGCTATTCGTTATGGTTATTTTGCATTATTTGCAGAAGAATATTCTAAAAATATAAAAAAAAATAGTTCTTTAGAAATGAAAGATTTTCTTTCATATTTTAAAGAAAGGTATTCGCAAGATGTTAATATAATAAAAGCTTTTTCCACTATTAATACTGAAAGTTTTTTCTTGTGGATAAGGTTTCGTTATTTTTCAGCCAAAGAAGTTCCTGATAATACTAGTTTTAAAATTCCAGAAGATTTATATACTGAAGAAAAAAAAATTTATAATTCCTTAATCAACAGTCTTGAAAATAATAATAATTTAGAATCTAAAATGATTTTTTATAGTGTTCCCTTATATTATTATGAACATTTTAATAATAGATTTAATTATTCAAATTGGAATGCTGAAAAACAAAATATTTTATTTCAATCTTTAGAATCAAGACCTCCTATGTGGATTAGATTAAATAATCCTTCTGAAACAGAAAATGTTTTAAATGAATTACGACAAGAAGGTTACAAAGCATCAATCCATCAGCCAGGTATTATTATGCTTCAGGAAGTTAAAGGTGGAGTGTTTGCATTAAAGTCTTTTAGAAATGGATTATTTGAAATTCAAGATCTTGCAAGCCAGCAAATTGGCCAAAATATTCAAGTTAAAAATGGACAATTTGTTTGGGATTCTTGTGCTGGTGGTGGAGGTAAAACACAACAAATTGCTAGTTATTTAAACAATAAAGGTGTGATATATGCCTCTGATATTAGAGAATATAAGTTAGAAGAGTTAAAAAAGAGAGCAAAAAAAAGCGGTTTTTTTAATATTCGTTGTATCAAGTGGGAAGGTAACACACTTCCTAAATTTGCAAAAGAAATTGAAAATAAAAATGGATTTGACTGGGTATTAGTCGATGCCCCTTGTTCCTCTTCTGGAACTTGGCGAAGAAATCCTGATTCTAAATATAGGATAACACAAAATAGTATTGAAGAACTAAGTAAACTACAGTTGAATATTTTACAAAATGCAAGTTTAGGAGTAAGAGAAACTGGTTACCTTGTATATTCCACTTGTAGTTGGATTTATGAAGAGAATGAAAAAATAATTGAAAAATTTCTAAAACAAAATACTAATTTTATTTTTAAAGATCAAAAAATGTTAGGTTCTCCTTTCGAAAACTCTGATACTATGTTTGTAGGAATACTTCAGCGGACATATTAA
- the der gene encoding ribosome biogenesis GTPase Der has protein sequence MTLRTYTRLVALVGRPNVGKSSLFNRIIRERKSLVHNEPGVTRDRIFGRAEHNGELFYLCDTGGFEPTSKDNIKIQLVEQAELAIEEAETVIFVVDGREGIHPVDSELIRRLRKSEKNFIVCVNKCDLPKDDIFIEEFRKLGVSKIFPVSAEHNRGMGQLLDAATEIFANSSKIKENDSENPPIKLSIIGRPNVGKSSILNRLVGETRSIVDDRPGTTRDTVDAFLKYHGRELQVIDTAGIRRKSRMADKLERFSAFRSVSCLEESDVSVLVINAEDGATDGDARVAGYAFELRKPILIVVNKWDLIKDKNSKTVNDFTEKLHLDLRYLRYAPVVFVSALENLRVSKLIPLCLDLYDQSNKRNSTSQVNNVLKEVLLKHTPPMVKNKSKRIKFFYATQVGTLPPRFIIFCSHPQDLHFSYKRYFENAFREAFGYKNIPISIIFRERSRSPLDEKGERVKTNKGARFLKDRNYDDDIRSLTNDDMKSLDGSEIEFFDDDLEE, from the coding sequence ATGACTTTAAGAACATATACCCGTCTTGTAGCTTTGGTAGGACGCCCTAATGTAGGAAAAAGTTCCTTATTTAACCGTATTATACGTGAGCGGAAAAGCTTAGTGCACAATGAGCCAGGGGTTACCCGTGATCGCATTTTTGGCAGAGCCGAACACAATGGAGAGCTTTTTTATCTTTGTGATACGGGTGGTTTTGAACCAACATCAAAAGATAACATTAAAATACAATTGGTTGAACAAGCAGAACTGGCTATCGAAGAAGCTGAAACAGTTATTTTTGTTGTTGATGGACGTGAAGGAATTCATCCCGTTGACTCTGAACTTATCAGAAGACTGCGAAAATCAGAAAAAAACTTTATTGTTTGTGTAAACAAATGTGATTTACCTAAGGACGATATTTTTATTGAAGAATTTAGAAAATTAGGTGTTTCTAAAATTTTTCCTGTAAGTGCGGAACATAATAGAGGAATGGGGCAATTACTAGATGCTGCTACAGAAATCTTTGCAAATTCTAGTAAAATTAAAGAAAATGACTCTGAGAATCCTCCTATAAAACTGTCTATTATAGGCCGCCCAAATGTGGGTAAATCTTCAATTTTAAACAGACTTGTTGGTGAAACTCGTTCTATTGTTGATGATAGGCCTGGTACCACGCGGGATACGGTAGATGCTTTTTTAAAGTACCATGGCAGAGAATTACAAGTTATTGATACAGCAGGTATTCGCCGCAAAAGTCGAATGGCAGATAAATTGGAACGTTTTTCGGCTTTTAGAAGTGTTTCTTGTTTGGAAGAATCTGATGTTTCTGTCTTAGTGATTAATGCAGAAGATGGAGCGACTGATGGTGACGCTCGAGTTGCGGGTTATGCTTTTGAATTGCGTAAACCAATTTTAATTGTTGTAAATAAATGGGATCTTATTAAAGATAAAAATTCAAAGACTGTAAATGATTTTACTGAAAAATTGCACTTAGATTTAAGATATTTAAGGTATGCACCAGTAGTATTTGTTAGTGCTCTCGAAAATTTAAGAGTTAGTAAATTAATACCACTATGTTTAGATTTATATGATCAAAGTAATAAAAGAAATTCAACTTCCCAAGTTAATAACGTACTAAAAGAAGTTTTATTAAAACACACACCACCTATGGTAAAAAATAAATCAAAAAGAATTAAATTCTTTTATGCAACTCAAGTTGGTACTTTACCACCGAGATTTATTATTTTCTGTTCACACCCACAAGATTTACATTTTAGTTATAAGAGATACTTTGAAAATGCTTTTAGAGAAGCATTTGGCTATAAAAATATTCCAATATCAATAATATTTAGGGAAAGATCTCGTTCTCCACTAGATGAAAAAGGGGAACGTGTTAAAACAAATAAAGGAGCTCGTTTCTTAAAAGATCGTAACTATGATGATGATATAAGATCTTTAACAAATGATGATATGAAATCTTTAGATGGTTCTGAAATAGAATTTTTTGATGATGATTTAGAGGAATAA
- a CDS encoding SDR family oxidoreductase: protein MKSNNTELFWLSGASSGIGYAVAEELAKKKVSLIISSRNANKISDKVSFLKSLGASNVELIDLDISEDNSKNIIINTLKGRKLSGVLVNGGGYTGKKLVEHNYQDFLQSNKNMLAGPAQFVLNILPHCEHNNSSIVAITSTSIKEPVGLLHMSAIYRSGLVIFLKNLAHEIGHTGIRINNVGPGSTATEHIENLIENSAKMSNTDKEIIRKNFESRSALNRMGEPAEIAKVVTFLFSKDASYINGQTILVDGCSTKSYL from the coding sequence ATGAAATCAAATAATACAGAACTCTTCTGGTTAAGCGGTGCTTCGAGCGGAATTGGGTATGCAGTAGCAGAAGAATTGGCAAAGAAAAAAGTAAGTCTAATAATTTCGTCAAGAAATGCTAATAAAATATCTGATAAAGTAAGCTTTTTAAAAAGTTTGGGGGCAAGTAACGTAGAATTAATTGATTTAGATATTTCAGAAGATAATTCCAAAAACATTATTATTAATACATTAAAAGGAAGAAAATTATCTGGCGTTTTAGTGAATGGTGGGGGTTATACAGGTAAAAAATTAGTTGAGCATAACTATCAAGATTTTCTCCAAAGTAACAAAAATATGCTTGCTGGACCTGCGCAATTTGTTCTTAATATTTTGCCACATTGTGAACACAATAACTCTAGTATAGTAGCTATAACAAGTACTTCTATAAAAGAACCAGTTGGTTTATTGCATATGTCAGCAATATATAGATCTGGTTTAGTTATATTTCTAAAAAATTTAGCGCATGAGATTGGTCATACAGGAATTCGTATTAACAATGTAGGACCCGGTTCAACTGCGACCGAACATATAGAGAATTTAATTGAAAACTCTGCAAAAATGAGTAATACAGACAAAGAAATAATTAGAAAGAATTTTGAAAGCCGCTCAGCTCTTAATAGAATGGGAGAACCAGCAGAAATTGCTAAAGTGGTAACTTTTTTATTTTCAAAAGATGCTTCTTACATCAATGGACAAACAATTTTAGTAGATGGATGCTCAACTAAATCATATTTATAA
- a CDS encoding CCA tRNA nucleotidyltransferase yields the protein MKHKVLFKNKEFSPYSNVRKSRIFVSAKQICSILQKNGYEAYIVGGAVRDLVIKPNSIPKDLDIATSALPAEIKQLFENSRFVGESFGVCLVQHNDISFEVTTFRKEGEYLDRRRPSNVTKGTFEEDANRRDFTINCLYFDPIKNKIIDPHHGLHDIKQKVIKCVGDADSRLHEDALRIIRMCRFAANLHFEISDECVLAGKRKSDGIYLLSKERILLEFEKIKLGRFFFFFENINKILDISLVFFPKYIKDSSNSNKSIIKNIINTGKIKIDTPYPFFNFLKTFLYINEINIKNYELMLHHFDQWPLKTEDKKICSLFLKAIHLKDHIPSETEIEITDFIFFEILVSLHNISQCLAYGIFINLSVFIKDPLLKETLYKMIEYTSQNKTPSINSTEVVKQVKNFSFEKKYISAVIKYLQYIYLKKGIMPKIQSILQFKSQFFMEYFEISTLLNKK from the coding sequence GTGAAACATAAAGTGCTTTTTAAAAATAAGGAGTTTTCTCCATACTCAAATGTCCGCAAATCAAGAATATTTGTATCTGCTAAACAGATTTGTTCTATTCTCCAAAAAAACGGGTATGAGGCTTATATTGTTGGAGGAGCTGTTAGAGACCTCGTCATTAAACCAAATTCAATCCCCAAAGATCTTGATATTGCTACTTCAGCACTTCCAGCAGAAATTAAACAACTTTTTGAGAATAGCAGGTTTGTTGGCGAATCCTTTGGAGTTTGTCTTGTCCAACATAACGATATTTCCTTTGAAGTAACTACCTTTCGAAAGGAAGGTGAATATTTAGATAGGAGAAGACCCTCAAATGTAACAAAAGGGACATTTGAAGAGGACGCAAACAGAAGAGATTTTACAATTAATTGTTTGTACTTTGATCCCATAAAAAATAAAATTATTGATCCTCATCATGGATTGCATGATATAAAGCAGAAAGTAATTAAATGTGTTGGTGATGCCGATAGTCGTCTGCATGAAGATGCATTAAGAATTATTAGAATGTGTAGATTTGCAGCAAATTTACACTTTGAAATATCTGATGAATGCGTTCTTGCTGGGAAACGAAAGTCAGATGGAATCTATTTACTGAGTAAAGAAAGAATATTACTTGAGTTTGAAAAAATAAAACTTGGTCGTTTTTTCTTTTTCTTTGAAAATATAAACAAAATATTGGATATTAGCTTAGTATTTTTCCCCAAGTATATAAAGGACTCTTCAAATTCAAATAAAAGCATAATAAAAAACATAATTAATACAGGTAAAATAAAAATTGATACTCCATATCCTTTTTTTAATTTTTTAAAAACTTTCCTTTATATTAATGAAATTAATATAAAAAATTATGAATTAATGCTCCACCATTTTGACCAATGGCCATTAAAAACAGAAGATAAAAAGATTTGTTCCTTATTTCTGAAAGCAATCCATTTAAAAGATCACATTCCAAGCGAAACAGAAATTGAAATAACAGATTTTATATTTTTTGAAATTTTAGTTAGCTTACATAATATTTCACAATGTTTAGCTTATGGTATATTTATCAATTTATCAGTTTTTATTAAAGATCCTTTATTAAAAGAAACTCTTTACAAAATGATCGAATATACTAGTCAAAATAAAACACCAAGTATTAATTCTACGGAAGTTGTTAAACAAGTGAAAAATTTTTCTTTTGAAAAAAAATATATATCCGCTGTTATTAAGTATTTACAGTATATATATTTAAAAAAAGGAATTATGCCAAAAATTCAAAGTATATTACAATTTAAAAGTCAATTTTTTATGGAATATTTTGAAATTTCAACCCTTCTAAATAAAAAGTAA
- the trxB gene encoding thioredoxin-disulfide reductase, with the protein MENVVIIGSGPSGLTAAIYTARAALNPVVISGMQPGGQLTTTSVIENWPGFVEGIDGNKLMRDMREQAEKVGARMLNGSVTKVEKSSKGTFIIKRDYEPDIEAKVVIVATGASAITLPLPNKDKLMGYGLSTCAVCDGFFYKNKKVAVVGGGDSAMEEAMYLSKLASEVILIHRSDKFRASKAMQERVIANPKIKIIYNTEIVDTLSDDKGLTGVVAKNKNGTKDNISVDGLFMAIGHHPNTDFVKGLVEMDEKGYILTKNGTYTNIEGIFAAGDVEDKLYRQAITAAGRGCQAALQAEKYIEGFAH; encoded by the coding sequence ATGGAAAATGTTGTCATTATTGGTTCTGGTCCTTCAGGCTTAACAGCAGCAATTTATACTGCCAGAGCAGCTTTAAACCCAGTTGTTATTAGTGGAATGCAACCAGGGGGGCAATTAACTACAACTAGCGTCATAGAAAACTGGCCTGGTTTTGTAGAAGGCATTGATGGAAATAAATTAATGCGTGATATGCGGGAGCAAGCTGAAAAAGTAGGAGCTAGAATGCTTAATGGCTCAGTTACTAAAGTAGAAAAAAGTAGTAAGGGAACGTTCATAATTAAGCGTGACTATGAACCAGATATTGAAGCAAAAGTTGTCATTGTAGCTACAGGTGCGTCCGCTATAACGTTACCTCTTCCCAATAAAGATAAACTAATGGGGTACGGCTTATCTACATGTGCAGTCTGCGATGGCTTTTTTTATAAGAATAAAAAAGTTGCTGTGGTTGGCGGAGGAGATAGTGCTATGGAAGAAGCAATGTATCTTTCAAAGCTTGCTTCAGAAGTAATTTTAATTCATAGAAGTGATAAATTTAGAGCAAGTAAAGCAATGCAAGAAAGAGTAATTGCAAATCCTAAAATAAAAATAATTTATAATACAGAAATAGTTGATACCCTTTCTGATGATAAAGGTTTAACAGGAGTAGTTGCAAAAAATAAAAATGGAACAAAAGATAATATTTCTGTTGACGGACTTTTTATGGCGATAGGTCATCACCCAAATACAGATTTTGTGAAGGGTTTAGTTGAAATGGATGAAAAAGGTTACATTTTAACAAAAAATGGAACTTATACTAACATAGAGGGAATTTTTGCGGCAGGCGATGTTGAAGACAAATTATATCGTCAAGCAATTACAGCTGCTGGTCGGGGCTGTCAAGCTGCACTACAAGCAGAAAAATATATAGAAGGATTTGCACATTAA